TTTCTTATAAGACTGTTCTAGGGGTAATGAACACCCTTACCTTTTGTTCATattagaaagtctttatttttttcttattttttaaagtaaatttctcCCAGATTAAGTATCCTTGAttggtagcattttttttttcatcacctTGAAATTTGGGAAGTTCTTaggccctttttttctttaaataacctCTCTATGACTTTTCCCCTGCATTCTTCTTCAAAGACTGCTTTCATGAATATATTGGTCTCCTTAATGGTATCTAATAAGTTACATATTCCATGTTgatgtttttcaattttgtgtgtgtgtgttttttttcatgACTCAATATTTATAAGTAACATGTCTttagttttctgatttttgttttctggtcaATTATTCTATTGTGACTCTACAAAGTTtttcaacaattatttttctgttccacAATTTCTActgggctcttttttttctttgttctatttttgaGTTATTGAGCATACTTAGTATCATTATTTTGACATCTTTGTCAGATAATGCAAAGATCTTCTTTTCTTAAGGATTGAGttttggaaatttatttctttaagtggggtatgttttctgtcttttttatgtCATGTCATCCTTTTTTGAAATTTGGAAACTTAAAAACAGCCATCTAATCTAATATTTAAAGACTTGCTTAAAGACTGGCTATAGCAATGGGCCGGGCTATAGATTTTCAGTGCTTCACAAACATGTTCTCAGTTGTCTTTGGATTTTTGTGTGTAATTTCTAAGATAAAGagacttttcctcattttcttttcagattctaTAATCTTTTGCTTTCCTAGTTGACTGTGGCATTGCAATTCCTCTAGTATTGTAACAAGCATTCACCTTTCTTCTAGCACATACAAACTATAATTCTCATTACTCCATCATTTTCATATTAAGGGAGACAGACTCTATTAATTGGACAGTCTCCTATAATTTCATAACTTTAAACAGACCCACTGTTCTAGATCTCTCCTGAGGGTAGTACTGGGAGTTGATTGTGCTTTACTTAGCCCAATTGGTGTTGAGGGAAAGAAAGGTTGTGTTGGAAAGTCTTTAAGCTAGACCTGGTTACCTTCTGCATCATAGAAAATATTACTGGAGTGTGAAAAGAGTGGAAAGAATAGTTTACACTCAGAATGATTTGGCAGATAACACATGTGAAATGTCCAAAGGCGAAGGAGAAAACAAGAGTTTAAATTGTGGATTGGGAAGCTGTTCTCCAATGGAACTGATTCTTGAAAAACCTCTTACTgtcatggaagaaaattttttgaTGCATACTTATTAGGCTTTTGAATTATCTAAATCTTCAGTTTATTTAAtaatctgctggtgccttcacAGTGAGAGACAAACTCATATTTTTGCTGTGAGGATCTAAATAATGTAACTGCTCTTCTGTTGCTTTGAGGGATTTGGAAAATTTGTGCAGATTTTTGGAGACCACTATgttaagctgtttttaaaaatctgtttgtgCCTTATGTTAGACATCTGTGAGAGGAGTAGGGGAGACATTGAGATTTGGTCAAGAGATTTGAGAGAGGCCAGGGACAGATGTCATATGTTTTCTGCTTTATAATTTCCAGTCAACTGATcatacagaaaatgaaagtgataaCTTTTATCAGAGTACAAAGCATCTGATTAAGTACAAGAAAATCTAAACATCTGTTTCACTTCGAAAGTATCTTTATTTTAGTAGGAACTAAGCTTAGAAATTTAAATGCTGTATGACAAATGCCGGTACTGTGGCATAGTTGATTTGATCTACTCAGCTCACAGAATGCATAAAAACACTAATACCATAGGACACTGTCCAGCATATAATAAACTCGAAATTGTTACCTCTTTCTTAAtaaccattatttttaaattttatcttctttactATGAAGATTACTAGGGCTGTgtcctatatatatttttttctttctgatttgctGTATACCAACTATGCCTGTAATTTCACGGGTTCTGAGCTAATGTGCTcaaatgtatatgttatataaaaagtGAATTAGATAATTAATAGGCACACCATATATTAAAATCTTTGATTTATATGTCTAAGTTTACTGCATACAAAATGTTATCAGCATTTTCATCAACTTTTCTCAGACTTTGTCTacataattgtataaatttatttctaattgttcattttattttatatcatattgtactgtatttatattgtttatattatttagtAATATAATGCTTTGCTTCCAAAGGTCACCTTATTGCCTTTACATTTTGTGCAAAAATAGTAGCTATATATTAATGACATAATAAATATGTCCAGTATTATTTAAGTGCCTATTTCATCATATTTTCTCATCAAAGCTTTTTATAAATGATTATAATGCATTTTCTATAAAATGTTATTGCTTTCACTATATACTAGTGATTCAAACTTTGTTGTCTTCAATAGCAACAACCTGAAATCAATCTAGTTGCctatcagtggtggattggataaagaatatgtggtgcCTATACACTATGAAATAGtacacagccaaaaaaaaattatgctcttTGTAGCAACACTGATGCAGCTGAaagccattatcttaagtaaattaatgcaaaaacagaaagccaaatactacatgttcttacttacaagtgagagctaaatattgggtatacatggatataaagatggaaacaatagatgctggggaCCACTAgcggaggaagggaggaaagagacaAGGCCTGAAAAGCTACCTATGGGGTACTGTGCCGTCTACCTGAGTAGTAGTAGCAATATCCCAAAACTTcgcagtacataatataccaaTGTAACAGACCTAGACATGTAGCCTCTGAACATGTAGGAAAAGTTGAAATTgaacaaaaataccaaaatatgtgCTCTTTATAAATGTGCAGTCACATTTAAAATGCATGGCTAtctagaataattattttttagtagTACACTATGTTGATTCAAtattttttggttaatttttttgttaaattttgtttcactattttatattttagtggcTCATGTTTTAGTTGGCTATGTCACATTAATTAATTgtgcttttagtttttatttgtgtataattttttatgccaatattcaactctgtacacattaaaacaatattcgGACAGAAGTCAGATATGAATCAGTCATATGTATATTgccattataattatttatgtgtttgtttgccTGTGTAAAATATTACTCCTGTTTTATGActtgtatatttacttttttattttttggttattaGTCAATGATTGTTTTATTCTTAATTGTAAAAACTACaagggtcaggcgtggtggctcacacctgtattccctgCATTTTGAGTGgtccaggcgggcggatcacccaaggtcagaagttcaagattagcctggccaacacggtgaaaccccatctctagtaaacatacaaaattagccaggtgaggcatgcctgtaatcttagctactccggaggctgaggcaggagaatcgtctgaaccctggagatggaggttggattgcaccactgcactccagtctgggcgacagagagagactgtgtctcaaaaaaaaaaattatggagacTTCTTTTATGTGTTGTATGGTCTCTTCTGAGAATGTGCCATatgtacttgagaagaatgtgtgctCTAGTATTGTTGAGTAGAGAGTTCTAGGTGGTTTGCAATTCTGTTccagtttctatttctttacttctttgaTCTTCTGCCTGTAGTCACTTGCTATACCCATTCTCTGTCTATGATACTGAAGTGTCTCTGCTGTCTGAAACTGTCAAAGTATACCACCTTTATTTTCAACACTGTCATGGAATACAGAAATTAGTTTTTGGTAAGGTCTCAAAAAGCCAGAAACATGAACACATGTaccactgttttatttatttttggaggggGAAGACAGGAATTGGGAGTCTATATTTAAAGTCATCATGGGATGAAGAGTGGCTGTGGTGGGTAAATATGAAATACTTTTATTACACTTCTATGTGGTTCTTGGCATTTTTCTCACGAGGTGCTGCAAATGCTTAACTGGTTCTTACACTTCTCACAAAGGCATTTTGGTCAGTATATTTCTGTTAAGCTTATATGTCTATAAAGGAAGTAGagcctgtggtattttattatgtcaCCTTGTTAATGtgctttgtataattatatatttgtaaagTGTATTCACCTAAGTCTGATGAGGGAGAAAttttgtggttcttttttttttttttttcagctggcTCTTTGCATTTTACTGCAGAGATATTGCTGGAGCACGACATAAACGATTCATTTCAAAAAGTGATTCTGAGAAAATCTGGAAGCTGTGACCTTAATACTTTACGTTTAAAGAAAGACTACCAACGTGTGGGTAATTGCAAGGGGCAGAAAAGCAGTTATAATGGCATTCATCAATGTTTGTCAAGTACCCATAGCAAAATCTGTCAATATAataaatgtggcaaagcttttggGTTGTGCTCAGTCTTCACTGAACATAAGAAAATTTTTAGCAGAGAGAAATGCTACAAatatgaagaatgtggcaaagacTGTAGGTTGTCAGATTTTACCATACAGAAGAGAATTCATACTGCAGATAGAagttacaaatgtgaagaatgtggcaaagcctgtAAAAAGTTCTCAAACCTTACTGAACATAATAGAGTTCATACTGgaaagaaaccctacaaatgtgaagaatgtggcaaaacgTTTACCTGTTCCTCAGCCCTTACTAAACACAAGAGAAATCATACTGGAGACAGACCCTACAAATGCGAAGAATGTCACAAAGCCTTTAGGTGTTGCTCAGaccttactaaacataagagaattcatactggagagaaaccctacaaatgtaaagaatgtcaCAAAGCCTTTAGGTGTTGCTCAGaccttactaaacataagagaattcatactggagagaaaccctacaaatgtaatgaatgtggaaaagcTTTTATGTGGATCTCGGCCGTTAGTCAACATAacagaattcatactggagagaaaccctacatttgtgaagaatgtggcaaagcctttaccTACTCCTCAACCCTTATTAGCCACAAGAGAATTCATATGGAATTGAgaccttacaaatgtgaagaatgtggcaaaaccttTAAGTGGTTCTCAGACCTGACTAATCATaagagaattcacactggagagaaaccctacaaatgtgaagaatgtggcaaaagcTTTACCTGCTCCTCAAACCTTATTAAACACAAGAGAATTCATATGGAAGTGAgaccttacaaatgtgaagaatgtggcaaaaccttTAAGTGGTTCCCAGACCTGACTAATCATaagagaattcacactggagagaagccctacaaatgtgaacaatgtggcaaaacctttaCCTGCTCCTCAAGCCTTATTAAACACAAGAGAAGTCATACTGGAGACAGACCTACAAGTgcaaagaatgtggcaaagcctttaggtGGTTCTCAGACCTTACTAAACATAaggtaattcatactggagataaaccttacaaatgtaatgaatgtggaaaagcTTTTACGTGGATCTTCGCCCTTAGTAAAcacaagagaattcatactggagagaaaccctacatttgtgaagaatgtggcaaagcctttatcCGCTCCTCAACCCTTACTAGCCACAAGAGAATTCATATGGAAGAGAgaccttacaaatgtgaagaatgtggcaaaacctGTGTTTCTCAGACCTGACTAATCAAAAGAGAATTCACCCTGGAGAGAATCCCTACAAATCTGAAGAATGTAACAAAGGCTATAGGTGGTTCTGAGACCTTGctaaacataagataattcatattggagagaaaccctacaaatgtaatgaatgtggaaaagGTTTTATGTGGATCTCGGCCCttagaaaacataagagaattcatactggagagacaCCCTACATCCATGAAGAATGTGCCAAGGCCTTTACCTACTCCTCAATCCTTATTAACCACAAGAGAATTCATATGGAAGAGGGACCTTACAAATGCGAGGAATGTGGCAAAACCTTTATGTGGCTCTCAGACTTTACTAATCATAAGAGAATTCACCCTGgcgagaaaccctacaaatgtgaagaatgtggcaaagtaTTGAGCTCGTTCTCACACGTCATTAGACATAAGACAATTCATACTAGAGAGAAGCTCCGCAAGTgttaaaaatgtggaaaagcctttaaCAAGTCGTCATATTGTGTTCAACATCAGAGACTTACTACTGAACAAATGTAGTATAAAGGTAATGACTTGAAGAACATTTAATAACATCTTAGagggtctctaagaacttgcttcatAACTGGGTGCTTTTGTGTTGGGTGCGTATATagccctttactattatgtaatgccattttttgtctttttaaaaaaatctgttgatttaaagtctgttttgtcagaaactaggattgtaaTCCTTGcttttttactgttttctatttgcttggtagacttttccctttattttgagcttatttgAAATGGGTATCTCAATTACAGCATACCATTAGATCTTGGTTCTTTATTTGccactctgttttttaatttgGGCATTTAACCCATGTACATTTAAGGTTTGTATtcatatgtgtggatttgattctGTCATGATCATCTTAGCTGGCTATTTTGCACATTTGTTTATGTGGTGGCTTTATCGTGTCAGTGGTTTGTGTACtttagtgtgtttttgtagtgactGTTTatagtctttttcttatttaggGCTTTCTTCAGAAGATCTTTTAAGGCAGGTCTTGTGGTAACagatttcctcagcatttgcttatctgaatacgatcatatttattttttgcttctgaAGCTTACTTTGGCCGGATGTGAACTTCTggattagaattctttttttaagaaagttgAATATTGGCCATTAATCTCTTTTGACTTGAGGGATCTCAGCTGCAAGGTTCATTGTTGTCTGAGCTTCTTTTTAGAGGTGACCTggtctttctctctagctgcctttaacatatttttttctctcattttgaccttggagaatctcatgattatgtatcttggggaTGACCTTCTTGTGGGGTATATTATTGGGGTTCTCCACATTTCTTGcctttgaatgttggcctctctaggttggggaaattctcatgGATGGTATCCCGAAATATGTATTTCAAGTTGTTTTcattctctccatcactttcaAGCAGTCTCTTTAATTATAGATTTGGTTTATTTACATAATCTgttatttcttggaggttttgttcattcctctttatacttttttcactgttcttgtctgtcttatttcagaaagccagtcttgaagctctgagattcttcccTCTGCTTGGCCTATTCTTCTATTAACACTTGTAATTACATTATAAAggttttgtgttgtgtttttcagttctatcaTGTTGGCCATATTTTTCTCTAGACTGGCTGTTTTTTTCCATCACTTCctgcaattattttttcttccttgaattGGGTTGCAACTTACCTTTGTAGCTCAATGAAGTTTGCTTCTacccatattctgaattctgctTCTGTCATCTTAGGCCTTGCTGGTAATGTAATTTGGTCATTTGGATGAAAGAAGTCACTCTGGCTTTTTGTGTTTTCAACATTTTTGCACTGATTTTGTCTCATCTTTGTGGGCGTATCTTTAAAGTTGCTGAACTTTGAAtggggtttggtttttttgatCCTATTTGATGGTCTTGAGTATTTGATTGTGGTAAAAGGTGGATTCAGCCAACAGGCTTTGTTCctgggagttttttgttttttgttttttgttttgtttttttttggggtgGTGGAGGGGGCAATGCTCAGCTCACAACTCAGAGGCTGCATACTCTAAATGCTCAGCTCACAACTTAGAGTCTGCATACTCTAACTCTGGGGGAGTTGTATTGAGCCCCAACTGTGTTCTCTGGCTCCTTGTGATTTGGAGTCTGCCACTCTGTGGGACTAAGGTGCCACAGCTGCTGCAGAGTGCTAGTGGATATGGGGTTTCTGCCTGTCTTTGGGTATTCACTTCAGTGGCAGGAGCAAAGCAGCTGGGAGAGGGGGTTACCTGCTGGAGACTGTGTGCTATTTCACTAAAGGTGGTGTTGGCTTGGGGCAGGATACTGGCCAGTAAAGGTTTTGTTGCCTTCTCTGCCCCCCAAGAAGGAATGATTGTTCAGAGTGTGGGAGGATACCCTGTTCTCCGCACAGTTTTACCACAAAGGCCAGGGTGGGGCTTTCTGGCTCTCTACCCACCAAAGCTTCATCTACAATGGCAATTGCTGGGAGTGGCAGGGGCATACCACATTTCCATTTGCTGGTGGGGCAAGCAAAGCCAAACTCACCTTTGCAGACATGTGCCAGCAAAGTAATATGAGGAGTTGCCATGGTCTTGAGGGAAGCTGGAGTATAGGGAAGAAACATGTGAGCTGGTGCAGTCACAGGGGCTGCCTTGCTGGAGCTCTTCATGGGTCAGGCATGGCCCACCAGTGCAGATGCTATGGTATGGGCTCCTAGGGTACCTGAGACTGCCCTGTAAGCAGTTGTGGCCAGACTGGATCcctgggagaggccagcagaccaaGGAGTGCTCAGTTGGATCAGCTTCTTCTGATTTGCAAGACCATCCTGCAGAAATTAGGTCCAAAAGTTCCCCTAGGGCTAAAGTCTCTTATGGGAGAAAGTTGAGCCTATGGAAATGGCCGTCAATGGCCACACTCTACTACAGGTGCTCTTGCACTAAACCCTCTGGGTACCACATGAGCTGGGTTGCTGCCCCACCTCTTTGCCTGTCTTCTGGTTGCTGCATCTCAGAGACGTGTAGGCCAGCAATCACTCAGTGCAGTCAGACCAGGATGGAGGATCTGTGCTTTTGGCCAAATTAGGGGTTCACTGGTAATGAGCAGTGGGTAGTTTGTGGGACCCATGGAGGATGGACTGGCCCTCTCTCCTTGGGTAAACTACAGCTTGTTTGAGGTGTGAATAAGGCACTTAGGGTGTTGGATTTTTCATTAGTCTGAGGGTAGCAAGGACAGTTCTGCTGCATAGGCAatgccaaaaatattttcagttgctCTTGGAGGCTCTGTCTAGGGAGTCGCGAAGTTGCTACTGGCTCAATAGCTCTGGCAATGATTGGCTACTGGCCCAGGCCTGGAGAACTTGCCCAGTGAGAATATATGAGAACAGGCACTCATGTAACAGTCTGGCCACTCTTCTGAAGGGCTGCTGCAGTATGCTGGGTGTCCACTGCAGTTTCTAGTCACCTCAGATTTTCCAGTACCTG
This genomic interval from Gorilla gorilla gorilla isolate KB3781 chromosome 6, NHGRI_mGorGor1-v2.1_pri, whole genome shotgun sequence contains the following:
- the ZNF727 gene encoding putative zinc finger protein 727 isoform X2; this encodes MKSGCAGSLHFTAEILLEHDINDSFQKVILRKSGSCDLNTLRLKKDYQRVGNCKGQKSSYNGIHQCLSSTHSKICQYNKCGKAFGLCSVFTEHKKIFSREKCYKYEECGKDCRLSDFTIQKRIHTADRSYKCEECGKACKKFSNLTEHNRVHTGKKPYKCEECGKTFTCSSALTKHKRNHTGDRPYKCEECHKAFRCCSDLTKHKRIHTGEKPYKCKECHKAFRCCSDLTKHKRIHTGEKPYKCNECGKAFMWISAVSQHNRIHTGEKPYICEECGKAFTYSSTLISHKRIHMELRPYKCEECGKTFKWFSDLTNHKRIHTGEKPYKCEECGKSFTCSSNLIKHKRIHMEVRPYKCEECGKTFKWFPDLTNHKRIHTGEKPYKCEQCGKTFTCSSSLIKHKRSHTGDRPTSAKNVAKPLGGSQTLLNIR
- the ZNF727 gene encoding putative zinc finger protein 727 isoform X1, whose product is MRVLTFRDVAVEFSPEEWECLDSAQQRLYRDVMLENYGNLFSLGLAIFKPDLITYLEQRKEPWNARRQKTVAKHPAGSLHFTAEILLEHDINDSFQKVILRKSGSCDLNTLRLKKDYQRVGNCKGQKSSYNGIHQCLSSTHSKICQYNKCGKAFGLCSVFTEHKKIFSREKCYKYEECGKDCRLSDFTIQKRIHTADRSYKCEECGKACKKFSNLTEHNRVHTGKKPYKCEECGKTFTCSSALTKHKRNHTGDRPYKCEECHKAFRCCSDLTKHKRIHTGEKPYKCKECHKAFRCCSDLTKHKRIHTGEKPYKCNECGKAFMWISAVSQHNRIHTGEKPYICEECGKAFTYSSTLISHKRIHMELRPYKCEECGKTFKWFSDLTNHKRIHTGEKPYKCEECGKSFTCSSNLIKHKRIHMEVRPYKCEECGKTFKWFPDLTNHKRIHTGEKPYKCEQCGKTFTCSSSLIKHKRSHTGDRPTSAKNVAKPLGGSQTLLNIR